The following coding sequences lie in one Vibrio toranzoniae genomic window:
- a CDS encoding SMI1/KNR4 family protein, with translation MEFIDRPVGANQEEIHKLETIFQMTLPESMLNWWRVSDGPIVYFGFKELQFFSLSEIYGEDIYGVKHDMLGAMPICLDGNGNICVARIAGGVISGFYVVDSSDLGWEQAKIISCEFLKFVNDSFSPEERLNA, from the coding sequence ATGGAATTTATAGATAGACCTGTAGGCGCAAATCAGGAAGAAATACACAAGTTAGAAACTATATTTCAAATGACTCTTCCTGAAAGTATGTTGAATTGGTGGCGTGTTAGCGATGGCCCTATAGTCTATTTTGGGTTCAAAGAGTTACAGTTCTTCTCTTTGTCGGAGATATACGGCGAAGATATTTATGGGGTAAAGCACGATATGCTTGGCGCAATGCCAATTTGCTTAGATGGTAATGGAAATATTTGCGTGGCCAGAATTGCAGGTGGTGTTATATCTGGCTTTTATGTCGTTGATTCTAGTGATTTAGGTTGGGAGCAAGCGAAAATTATAAGCTGTGAATTCTTAAAGTTTGTGAACGATAGTTTTTCACCCGAAGAACGACTAAATGCATAA
- a CDS encoding molybdopterin oxidoreductase family protein — MTDSNSGWIKSTCAYCGVGCGIEARPTSLGKLEVRGDKEHPSNYGKLCTKGVALGDTVTPLGRLTQPMHIQNQLHIQNQQQQALGWNEATQLVSDRFNQTIEEFGPDSVAFYVSGQLLTEDYYVANKLMKGFIGSGNIDSNSRLCMASSVVGHKRAFGSDTVPICYEDLEDTDLVVITGSNLAWCHPVLFQRLRAAKQSNPNLTVVVIDPRYTDTCEIADQHLAIESGSDVALFNGLLSYLANNDALDEEYISKHTQGFEQAIESAKKYVYHSDSNINFEQGVSQLTGLTEQEVERFYRAFASNKKVITIYSQGVNQSSQGCDKVNAIINCHLATGKIGKVGMGPFSVTGQPNAMGGREVGGLANTLAAHFEFGDADSHQTVSDFWQTDNLATKPGLKAVDLFDGMLDGKIKAVWIMATNPVVSLPDSAKVKAALEQCPFVVVSDCIADTETTRLADVVLPAQGWSEKSGTVTNSERRISRQRRILPSPGEANPDWWMIKEVAQKMGHQHAFDYRHEGQIFEEYCQMTSLDNANGKLRDLCLIGLTNLDDKGYSELKPQQWPVLKLQQDIVNQRMFTNGEFFTASGKAQFVAVEHSQPLTTTSPDYPLIMNSGRVRDQWHTMSRTGLASSLGEHTPEPFLAIHPETAKKFGFATSTNQTNQVVKVKSAQGESQARLVLTQEMRKEQVFMPIHWNGTTAKNSKPCDLILPNTDSNSGQPEFKHTPVMIEPCDYRSEAVLISDSVVDCDEFDYWVRQKVEGGFLYRISSSKNPMELVIQLANTLDALPEPNAEAIKSLHYHGNKSFKNYGSAKLGQSGVKQAFVVNSKLDHQSIDWLVECLTREADEEFEAEFLSTMAK, encoded by the coding sequence ATGACCGATTCAAACAGTGGCTGGATAAAATCGACATGTGCTTATTGTGGTGTTGGCTGCGGAATAGAAGCGAGGCCGACTTCATTAGGTAAACTTGAAGTGCGCGGTGATAAAGAACACCCATCAAATTATGGAAAGTTATGTACTAAAGGGGTAGCACTGGGCGATACCGTCACACCTTTGGGGCGACTTACACAGCCTATGCACATTCAAAACCAACTGCACATTCAAAACCAACAACAGCAAGCACTTGGCTGGAACGAAGCAACTCAGTTGGTCTCAGATAGATTCAATCAAACCATCGAAGAGTTTGGCCCTGACTCCGTGGCGTTTTACGTATCCGGCCAACTGTTAACGGAAGACTACTACGTTGCCAATAAACTGATGAAAGGTTTTATCGGCAGCGGCAACATCGACAGTAATTCTAGGCTGTGTATGGCATCGAGTGTTGTTGGGCACAAGCGTGCATTTGGTAGCGACACGGTGCCTATCTGTTATGAAGATCTAGAAGATACTGATTTAGTGGTGATCACCGGTTCTAACTTAGCTTGGTGTCACCCTGTATTGTTTCAACGATTACGCGCTGCCAAGCAAAGTAACCCGAACTTAACGGTTGTGGTGATCGACCCTCGTTATACCGACACTTGTGAAATTGCCGACCAACACCTAGCGATTGAATCGGGATCTGACGTTGCCTTGTTCAATGGACTGCTTTCTTATCTCGCCAACAATGATGCACTTGATGAAGAATATATAAGCAAGCATACACAAGGCTTTGAACAAGCGATCGAGTCAGCAAAGAAGTATGTTTACCACTCTGATTCAAACATCAATTTTGAGCAAGGTGTCAGCCAACTGACTGGCTTAACCGAGCAAGAGGTTGAACGCTTTTACCGTGCGTTCGCATCCAACAAAAAAGTCATCACCATCTATTCGCAGGGCGTGAATCAGTCGAGCCAAGGGTGCGATAAGGTGAATGCCATCATCAATTGCCATTTGGCGACCGGAAAGATTGGTAAAGTCGGCATGGGGCCTTTCTCGGTGACAGGGCAACCGAACGCTATGGGCGGTCGTGAGGTTGGGGGCTTAGCGAATACCTTAGCCGCGCATTTTGAGTTTGGGGATGCTGATTCACATCAAACGGTGAGTGATTTTTGGCAAACCGATAACCTAGCAACTAAGCCGGGTTTGAAAGCGGTCGATCTGTTCGATGGTATGCTGGATGGCAAGATCAAAGCCGTGTGGATCATGGCGACGAATCCGGTCGTTAGCCTTCCAGACAGTGCGAAAGTGAAAGCCGCGCTCGAACAATGCCCATTTGTTGTCGTGTCCGATTGCATTGCCGACACTGAAACCACTCGCTTGGCTGATGTAGTGCTGCCCGCGCAAGGGTGGAGTGAAAAGTCGGGCACCGTGACCAATTCAGAGCGCCGTATATCAAGGCAGCGCCGCATATTACCAAGCCCAGGCGAAGCCAACCCCGATTGGTGGATGATTAAAGAAGTGGCGCAGAAAATGGGTCATCAACATGCCTTTGATTATCGTCATGAAGGACAAATCTTTGAAGAGTATTGCCAGATGACCAGCCTTGATAATGCAAACGGCAAACTGCGAGACTTGTGTTTGATTGGCTTAACAAACTTAGACGACAAAGGTTACAGCGAACTTAAACCTCAACAGTGGCCAGTATTGAAGCTGCAACAAGACATCGTGAACCAACGAATGTTTACTAATGGCGAGTTTTTTACCGCCTCTGGGAAAGCGCAGTTTGTTGCCGTTGAACACTCGCAGCCTTTAACGACCACTTCTCCAGATTACCCATTGATCATGAACAGCGGTCGAGTGCGCGACCAATGGCACACCATGAGCCGAACGGGGCTTGCTTCATCGCTTGGTGAGCATACGCCAGAGCCATTTTTAGCCATTCACCCTGAAACCGCCAAAAAGTTCGGCTTTGCAACCAGTACCAATCAAACCAACCAAGTGGTTAAGGTCAAGAGTGCCCAAGGTGAATCTCAAGCACGCTTGGTGTTAACGCAAGAGATGCGCAAAGAGCAGGTGTTTATGCCAATCCACTGGAACGGCACCACAGCCAAAAACAGTAAGCCATGCGACCTTATCTTACCCAATACCGATTCCAACTCAGGACAGCCAGAATTCAAGCACACACCCGTGATGATTGAACCATGTGACTATCGCAGTGAAGCGGTACTGATCAGTGACAGTGTGGTGGACTGTGATGAGTTTGATTATTGGGTAAGGCAGAAAGTGGAGGGCGGTTTTCTGTATCGCATCTCATCATCTAAGAACCCAATGGAGTTGGTGATTCAGCTTGCTAATACCCTCGATGCCTTGCCAGAACCTAACGCAGAAGCGATCAAATCACTCCATTACCACGGCAACAAATCATTCAAAAACTACGGCTCTGCCAAGTTGGGTCAGTCTGGCGTAAAGCAAGCCTTCGTAGTGAACAGCAAGCTCGACCATCAAAGTATCGATTGGCTGGTGGAATGCCTAACCCGAGAAGCCGATGAAGAGTTCGAAGCCGAGTTTTTGAGTACCATGGCGAAGTAG
- the nirB gene encoding nitrite reductase large subunit NirB has product MSKKKIVVVGNGMVGHKFIDNILQSDSDKFDVMTFSEEPRLAYDRVQLTAYFKRGNADDLALTSEEYYQSNGVNYLLNAKVAQLDTENKCVVTESGHTESYDTLILATGSFPFVPPIPGNDQEHCHVYRTIEDLDAIELSSKGSKSGVVIGGGLLGLEAANAVKNLGLETHVVEFAPRLMAVQLDDGGGALLRRKIEDLGVQVHTEKATSEIVAGEKARYRMNFADGTHLETDMIVFSAGIRPQDALARGSDIAIGERGGIVINDHCQTNIDNVYAIGECALWDNKIFGLVAPGYSMAKIAAAHILSDGTSDASFTGADMSTKLKLLGVDVASIGEVHGKTEGAQSYTYNDEIEQVYKRLIISADGTKIVGAVLVGDAEAYGSLLQIKQNDMPLPENPSVLILPNVADDSGSAMGVEALPDSAVICSCFDVTKGDIKDAVSAGCTTMAALKETTNASTGCGGCSALAKQVLDSELSNLGVEVSNDICEHFAYSRQELTDIIRVNKIKTFDELLDSHGNGLGCTVCKPAVGSILASYWNDYILEDQHIELQDTNDIYLGNMQKDGTYSVVPRIAGGEITPDRLIVLGEVAKEFDLYTKITGGQRVDLFGAQLNELPIIWKKLIDAGFETGHAYGKSVRTVKSCVGSTWCRYGVDDSVGLAIRLENRYKGLRSPHKIKFAVSGCTRECAEAQSKDFGIIATDKGWNLYICGNGGMRPRHGDLFATDLDETTLLQYIDRILMFYTRTADRLQRTSVWMENLEGGIEYLKQVVIEDKLNVAEELEADIALNIEKYQCEWKTTIENPEKMKRFQHYINSEEMDTSLSFIKEREQRFPKPSLSSSADSQRDEKRTKADQIKVTEVS; this is encoded by the coding sequence ATGAGCAAGAAGAAAATCGTCGTCGTTGGTAACGGTATGGTTGGACACAAATTTATCGACAACATCCTGCAATCAGACAGTGATAAGTTTGATGTCATGACTTTCAGTGAAGAGCCAAGGTTAGCCTACGATCGAGTTCAGCTTACGGCTTACTTCAAGCGCGGAAATGCTGATGACTTGGCATTAACCAGCGAAGAGTATTACCAGAGCAATGGCGTCAATTACCTTCTCAACGCGAAAGTCGCTCAACTGGATACTGAAAATAAGTGCGTTGTGACTGAATCGGGGCATACCGAGAGTTATGACACTTTGATTCTGGCGACCGGTTCATTCCCTTTTGTTCCCCCTATTCCCGGTAACGACCAAGAACACTGCCACGTTTATCGTACCATCGAAGATTTAGACGCCATTGAACTCTCAAGTAAAGGCAGCAAATCGGGCGTGGTGATTGGTGGTGGCCTGCTTGGCTTAGAAGCCGCAAACGCGGTCAAAAACCTTGGTTTAGAAACTCATGTTGTGGAATTTGCACCTCGCCTGATGGCCGTACAATTAGATGACGGTGGCGGTGCGCTTTTACGCAGAAAAATTGAAGACCTTGGTGTGCAAGTTCACACCGAGAAAGCAACCTCTGAGATAGTCGCGGGTGAGAAAGCTCGCTACAGAATGAACTTTGCAGACGGCACCCATTTAGAGACCGATATGATCGTGTTCTCTGCGGGTATTCGTCCTCAAGATGCCCTAGCTCGCGGCTCTGATATCGCCATTGGTGAACGTGGCGGTATCGTGATTAACGATCACTGCCAAACCAACATCGACAACGTGTATGCGATTGGTGAATGTGCGCTTTGGGACAACAAGATCTTTGGCTTAGTCGCCCCTGGCTATTCAATGGCGAAAATCGCGGCCGCGCATATCCTATCGGACGGAACAAGCGACGCTTCGTTTACTGGTGCTGACATGAGCACCAAGCTCAAATTACTTGGCGTCGATGTGGCCAGTATTGGTGAAGTACATGGCAAGACGGAAGGCGCTCAGTCGTATACCTATAACGATGAAATTGAACAAGTTTATAAGCGCCTGATCATCTCGGCAGACGGCACAAAGATTGTCGGTGCAGTATTGGTCGGTGATGCAGAGGCTTACGGTTCGCTACTGCAAATAAAGCAAAATGACATGCCTCTTCCTGAAAACCCATCAGTGCTGATTTTACCTAACGTGGCCGATGATTCAGGTTCGGCAATGGGTGTTGAAGCTCTGCCCGATAGCGCAGTGATTTGTTCGTGTTTTGATGTGACCAAAGGTGACATTAAAGACGCGGTTTCAGCAGGCTGTACCACGATGGCCGCATTGAAAGAAACGACCAACGCGTCGACAGGTTGTGGCGGTTGTTCTGCCCTTGCTAAACAGGTTCTCGATAGCGAGCTAAGTAACCTAGGTGTGGAAGTCTCTAACGATATCTGTGAGCACTTTGCGTATTCTCGCCAAGAGCTTACAGACATCATTCGCGTCAACAAAATCAAGACCTTCGACGAGCTGTTAGATTCTCACGGAAACGGATTGGGCTGTACCGTGTGTAAACCGGCTGTCGGTTCGATTCTGGCTTCGTACTGGAACGATTACATCCTCGAAGATCAACACATCGAACTGCAAGACACCAACGACATCTACCTTGGCAACATGCAAAAAGACGGCACCTACTCTGTGGTTCCGCGTATTGCTGGCGGTGAAATCACACCCGATAGACTAATCGTGCTTGGTGAAGTCGCTAAAGAATTCGACCTTTACACCAAGATCACCGGTGGTCAACGCGTCGACTTGTTTGGCGCGCAACTTAACGAACTGCCAATCATCTGGAAAAAGCTGATCGATGCTGGTTTTGAAACTGGCCATGCCTACGGCAAATCGGTACGTACCGTGAAATCGTGTGTGGGTAGCACATGGTGTCGATACGGTGTCGACGACAGTGTTGGCTTAGCGATTCGACTCGAGAACCGCTACAAAGGCTTACGCTCACCCCACAAGATCAAATTTGCGGTTTCTGGCTGTACTCGTGAATGTGCAGAAGCGCAATCGAAAGACTTTGGCATTATCGCTACCGACAAAGGCTGGAACCTCTACATCTGTGGTAACGGCGGTATGCGCCCTCGCCATGGTGACCTTTTCGCTACCGACCTTGATGAAACCACCCTACTGCAATACATCGACCGCATTCTGATGTTCTACACACGTACCGCAGATCGCCTACAGCGTACATCGGTATGGATGGAAAACCTTGAAGGCGGCATTGAATACCTCAAACAAGTCGTGATTGAAGACAAGCTCAATGTTGCTGAAGAACTTGAGGCCGATATCGCCCTCAACATCGAAAAATACCAGTGTGAATGGAAAACCACCATCGAAAACCCTGAAAAGATGAAACGCTTCCAGCACTACATTAACAGCGAAGAAATGGACACTAGCCTGTCATTCATCAAAGAACGAGAGCAACGCTTTCCAAAACCCAGTTTGAGCTCTTCTGCTGATTCACAACGTGATGAAAAACGAACTAAGGCTGACCAAATCAAAGTCACGGAAGTTTCGTAA
- the nirD gene encoding nitrite reductase small subunit NirD, with the protein MENWTTVCSTRDLTPNGGICAKVDDNQVAIFYCKRSDTLYGLSNYDPIGKANVMSRGIIGSLSGEPYVASPLYKQHYHLETGACLEQPDLKLVKFEVRKQGEQVQVLAPLAIAS; encoded by the coding sequence ATGGAAAATTGGACAACCGTATGCAGCACTCGGGACTTAACCCCAAATGGTGGAATTTGCGCCAAAGTAGACGATAACCAAGTGGCTATTTTTTACTGCAAGCGCAGCGACACACTGTATGGGCTCTCTAATTACGACCCTATCGGCAAGGCGAATGTGATGTCACGTGGTATCATTGGTTCATTAAGCGGTGAGCCTTACGTAGCCTCGCCCTTATACAAGCAGCATTACCATTTAGAAACTGGCGCGTGCCTTGAACAACCCGATCTCAAGCTTGTGAAATTTGAAGTTCGCAAGCAAGGAGAACAAGTACAGGTTCTCGCACCACTTGCTATCGCCAGTTAA
- a CDS encoding NarK family nitrate/nitrite MFS transporter has translation MDNTKFSLLSFTGKMKTLHLSWMAFFITFVVWFNFAPLLQMVKTSLGLSTEEIKTLLILNVALTIPARVAIGMLTDRYGPRLVYSSLLAICSIPCFMFALADSFIQAAIARFLLGFIGAGFVVGIRLVSEWFPHNELGTAEGIYGGWGNFGSAAAAFTLPTLALAFGGEDGWRYAVGITGLMSLAFSFIFYKNVTDTPKGSTYFKPAQVTAMEVTSKGDFFFLLIMKIPMYAALALLTWKLSPSNINMLSDMAVYSVYASLAALYVYEVSQVWKVNKNVFKEEVPEIHRYKFKQVAVLNVLYFATFGSELAVVSMLPLFFSETFELTPVLAGMVASAYAFMNLMSRPGGGWISDKFGRKPTLLILTIGLAVGYFAMGQVDSTWPVWLAVVAAMACSFFVQAGEGAVFATVPLIKRRMTGQIAGMTGAYGNVGAVVYLTVLSFVSYQTFFLVIAGTAVLGFVTLMFMEEPNGQIAEVNDDGSVTLINVSS, from the coding sequence ATGGATAACACAAAATTTTCGCTGCTTTCATTTACGGGAAAGATGAAAACCTTACACCTTAGTTGGATGGCCTTTTTTATTACCTTTGTTGTGTGGTTCAACTTTGCCCCACTACTGCAAATGGTGAAAACCTCGCTTGGCCTTTCAACTGAGGAAATCAAAACACTCCTTATTCTCAACGTTGCATTGACCATTCCGGCGCGTGTCGCCATTGGTATGTTAACCGACAGATACGGCCCTAGGCTGGTCTACTCTTCGCTACTCGCGATCTGTTCAATCCCTTGTTTTATGTTTGCTTTGGCAGACTCTTTCATTCAAGCCGCAATTGCTCGTTTCCTATTAGGTTTCATCGGTGCAGGTTTCGTTGTCGGTATTCGTCTTGTGTCTGAGTGGTTCCCACACAATGAATTGGGTACCGCTGAAGGCATTTATGGTGGCTGGGGTAACTTCGGTTCAGCAGCGGCAGCGTTCACACTTCCAACTCTGGCTCTAGCATTTGGTGGCGAAGATGGTTGGCGTTATGCGGTCGGTATTACTGGCCTGATGAGCTTAGCGTTCTCGTTTATTTTCTACAAAAACGTAACGGATACACCAAAAGGTTCGACTTACTTCAAACCTGCTCAAGTAACGGCAATGGAAGTGACATCAAAGGGTGACTTTTTCTTCCTACTTATTATGAAGATCCCGATGTATGCCGCTTTAGCGCTACTGACATGGAAGCTATCACCGAGCAACATCAACATGCTGTCTGACATGGCGGTGTATTCAGTGTATGCAAGTTTAGCCGCACTTTACGTGTACGAAGTGTCGCAAGTTTGGAAGGTAAATAAGAACGTATTCAAAGAAGAAGTACCTGAGATTCACAGATACAAATTCAAGCAAGTTGCTGTGTTGAACGTGTTGTATTTCGCGACATTTGGTTCTGAACTGGCTGTAGTTTCTATGCTGCCGCTGTTCTTCTCTGAAACCTTTGAATTAACACCCGTTCTTGCAGGTATGGTTGCATCAGCTTATGCCTTTATGAACTTGATGTCTCGCCCAGGTGGCGGTTGGATTTCAGATAAGTTCGGTCGAAAACCAACACTGCTTATTCTTACGATTGGTCTTGCTGTGGGTTACTTTGCAATGGGCCAAGTCGACAGCACATGGCCTGTATGGCTAGCGGTTGTGGCTGCGATGGCGTGTTCTTTCTTCGTGCAAGCAGGTGAAGGCGCGGTGTTTGCAACCGTACCTCTAATTAAACGTCGTATGACAGGTCAAATTGCCGGTATGACGGGTGCTTACGGTAACGTGGGGGCGGTGGTTTACCTAACGGTACTTTCATTCGTAAGCTACCAAACCTTCTTCTTAGTGATTGCAGGAACAGCGGTACTAGGCTTTGTAACTCTGATG